A region from the Gemmatimonadota bacterium genome encodes:
- a CDS encoding fibronectin type III domain-containing protein, producing MFSIGRVKLVALGVAAAVAVGACSDSGTTPDPQPPAAPTGVTVSLANGQVTVAWSASTGATSYRVQRRVSGTGAAFADVAANVTATTYTDSAITAGNTYQYQVIAVNADGNSSASALAEVVVPVENRTAVLSGTITGNRQLSADTVYKLQGIVTVEDGGELHIPAGTMLQGDVTVQPTALIVRVGGKIFAEGTESNPVIFTSSRVGGSGSNAPTAGDWGGLVINGESQCNFPASECVGEGSSGQYGGNVLDDDSGVLKYARIEYAGFEVSFGNELNGLTLNGVGSGTEIHHVQVHEGLDDGVELFGGTVDIKYMIVTDASDDSFDWSTGWSGNGQYWIVQQDPDDADNGYEVDGNEDDFTATPLTNPNVWNTTVVGKGATGTAGESTTGMLLRRGTGGMVMCAVVVGFGTAGLDVDNAETITNGVQVGSTILFDNAVNISTDSDGFQATVWAAGAGNQEADPMLADPYNRTDPDFRPDASGPAASGCAAPPAGSGLDTVDYIGAVEPGASSEWYAAPWTRWGDPNAG from the coding sequence ATGTTCAGCATTGGAAGAGTCAAGCTCGTGGCGTTGGGCGTGGCTGCCGCGGTGGCGGTGGGCGCCTGCAGCGACAGCGGCACCACGCCGGATCCCCAGCCGCCGGCAGCCCCCACGGGCGTGACGGTGAGCCTGGCCAATGGTCAGGTCACGGTGGCCTGGAGCGCCTCGACGGGGGCCACCTCGTATCGGGTGCAGCGACGGGTCAGCGGCACGGGGGCGGCCTTTGCGGACGTTGCGGCCAATGTGACCGCCACGACCTACACGGACAGCGCCATCACCGCGGGCAACACCTACCAGTATCAGGTGATCGCGGTCAACGCCGACGGGAACTCCTCGGCCAGTGCTCTGGCGGAGGTGGTGGTGCCGGTGGAGAACCGGACCGCAGTGTTGAGCGGCACCATCACGGGCAACCGGCAGCTGTCAGCCGACACCGTCTACAAGCTGCAGGGCATTGTGACCGTGGAGGACGGAGGCGAGCTACACATCCCTGCAGGGACCATGCTCCAAGGTGACGTGACGGTGCAGCCCACGGCTCTGATCGTACGTGTGGGCGGCAAGATCTTTGCCGAGGGCACGGAGTCCAATCCCGTGATCTTCACCAGCTCTCGGGTCGGTGGGAGCGGCAGCAACGCGCCCACCGCCGGTGACTGGGGTGGCCTGGTCATCAACGGTGAGTCGCAGTGCAACTTCCCCGCGAGCGAGTGCGTCGGCGAGGGCAGCTCGGGTCAGTACGGGGGCAACGTCCTGGACGACGACTCGGGTGTGCTCAAGTACGCGCGCATCGAGTATGCCGGCTTCGAGGTCTCGTTCGGAAACGAGCTGAACGGCCTCACACTCAACGGCGTGGGCAGCGGGACCGAGATCCACCACGTGCAGGTGCACGAGGGACTGGACGACGGTGTGGAGTTGTTCGGCGGGACGGTGGACATCAAGTACATGATCGTCACCGACGCCTCGGACGACTCCTTCGACTGGTCCACCGGGTGGTCGGGCAATGGGCAGTACTGGATCGTGCAGCAGGATCCGGACGACGCGGACAACGGCTACGAGGTCGACGGCAACGAGGACGACTTCACCGCGACTCCGCTGACGAACCCGAACGTCTGGAACACCACGGTGGTGGGGAAGGGTGCCACGGGGACTGCCGGTGAGAGCACCACGGGCATGCTCCTGCGTCGGGGTACCGGCGGCATGGTGATGTGCGCGGTGGTGGTGGGCTTTGGCACCGCCGGGCTCGACGTGGACAACGCCGAGACCATCACCAACGGCGTGCAGGTGGGATCGACAATCCTGTTCGACAACGCGGTCAACATCTCGACCGACAGCGATGGTTTCCAGGCCACCGTGTGGGCGGCTGGAGCCGGCAACCAGGAAGCCGATCCGATGCTGGCGGATCCGTACAACCGCACGGATCCGGACTTCCGCCCCGATGCGTCGGGGCCGGCAGCGTCGGGCTGCGCGGCGCCGCCTGCGGGCAGCGGCCTGGACACGGTCGACTACATCGGCGCGGTCGAGCCGGGCGCTTCTTCGGAGTGGTATGCGGCACCCTGGACTCGTTGGGGTGATCCGAACGCGGGCTGA
- a CDS encoding OmpA family protein, with the protein MKTRLHMTSVLGLALVVGALSSCASLRKETQAEEGAAVGATTGAVVGAVIGSRSGSTAKGAILGAVIGGTAGAIIGSQMDEQADGLEDDLEDATVERVGEGIQVTFDSGILFGFDSDRLLPDAQTNLTNLAESLRDYPGTNVLVVGHTDATGSDSYNQGLSERRAGAAARFLMDRGVDADRIDRQGLGETEPVASNETEEGRALNRRVEVAIFAGDSLQNAARRRAGGF; encoded by the coding sequence ATGAAGACTCGACTGCACATGACTTCCGTGCTGGGCTTGGCGCTGGTGGTCGGCGCGCTCTCTTCCTGCGCCTCGCTGCGCAAGGAGACCCAAGCCGAGGAGGGTGCGGCCGTGGGGGCCACGACGGGCGCCGTGGTCGGGGCCGTGATCGGGTCCCGCAGCGGTTCCACCGCCAAGGGAGCCATCCTCGGTGCCGTGATCGGCGGCACCGCCGGCGCGATCATCGGCAGCCAGATGGACGAACAGGCCGACGGCCTCGAAGACGACCTCGAAGACGCCACCGTCGAGCGCGTGGGCGAGGGGATCCAGGTCACCTTCGACTCGGGGATCCTGTTCGGATTCGATTCGGATCGCCTGCTCCCGGACGCGCAGACCAACCTGACCAACCTGGCCGAGTCGCTACGGGACTATCCGGGCACCAACGTCCTGGTGGTCGGACACACCGATGCCACGGGCAGCGACAGCTACAATCAGGGGCTGTCCGAGCGCCGCGCCGGAGCGGCGGCCCGCTTCCTCATGGACCGGGGTGTGGACGCCGACCGTATCGATCGCCAGGGCCTGGGCGAGACCGAGCCGGTGGCAAGCAACGAGACGGAGGAGGGACGCGCCCTCAACCGCCGCGTGGAGGTGGCGATCTTCGCGGGCGACTCACTCCAGAACGCCGCCCGGCGGCGCGCCGGTGGATTCTGA
- a CDS encoding response regulator transcription factor, translating to MATSGPNGTEPRPRVLVVEDEVDIAALIAYELTRAGYRVETAATGRDALRAVEREVPDLIVLDRMLPELSGDEVLREIRSDPSLGTLPVLMLTAKKEQEDRIQGLELGVDDYLTKPFSPRELVLRVQAILRRIREPAVDTGVRLLRSGPLALNLSSHQVAYEGAELTVTPTEFRLLKALMERPGKTQSRRQLLQRAWDLDAAISDRIQTRTVDMHVRRLRGKLGDAGDWIETVRGFGYRFRGPVR from the coding sequence TTGGCCACGTCCGGCCCCAACGGGACCGAGCCACGTCCGCGCGTCCTGGTGGTCGAGGACGAGGTGGACATCGCGGCGCTCATCGCCTACGAGCTGACGCGCGCCGGCTATCGCGTGGAGACGGCGGCCACTGGACGTGATGCGCTGCGCGCGGTGGAGCGCGAGGTGCCCGACCTCATCGTCCTGGACCGGATGCTCCCGGAGTTGTCCGGCGACGAGGTGCTGCGAGAGATCCGCTCGGATCCGTCCCTCGGCACACTCCCTGTGCTGATGCTCACCGCCAAGAAGGAACAGGAGGACCGCATCCAGGGCTTGGAGCTGGGCGTGGACGACTACCTGACCAAGCCCTTCAGCCCGCGTGAGCTGGTGCTGCGCGTGCAGGCCATCCTGCGGCGTATTCGGGAACCCGCGGTCGATACGGGAGTGCGACTTCTGCGATCGGGACCCTTGGCCCTCAACCTCAGCTCCCACCAGGTGGCATACGAGGGAGCGGAGCTGACCGTCACGCCCACCGAGTTCCGCCTGCTGAAAGCCCTGATGGAGCGGCCAGGGAAGACGCAATCCCGACGCCAGCTCCTGCAAAGAGCCTGGGATCTCGACGCCGCCATCTCCGATCGCATCCAGACACGCACGGTCGACATGCACGTCCGGCGGCTACGCGGCAAGCTGGGCGACGCCGGGGACTGGATCGAAACCGTGCGGGGGTTCGGCTACCGATTCCGGGGCCCGGTCCGCTGA
- a CDS encoding D-aminoacylase, with the protein MRRASRWTGTVAVVGWVASSCMATGSTTGTSTRPQPRSSGGYDLVIEGGRVVDGTGAAWFYGDLAIQDDRIVRIAPPGMLRSVAARDRIDATGLVVAPGFIDIQGQSQSQTLRGDGRLISKVTQGVTTEILGEGSTMAPVNDRIIEAGGVRDSAAVARLRRFEGPRGFDAWLRAIEAHGVSANIGSFVGASTIRTYGRGLAMGPASQAEMEEMQEAVRNAMRDGAFGLASALIYPPGNFATTEELTLLGRAMAPFGGLYITHMRSEADRLLEAIDEAIEIGRRGGVPVEIFHLKAAGKRNFPKMRAAIAKIDSARAAGLDVQADMYPYAAAGTGLTACFPPWVSADGRLLQNLRDPRVRQRIREEIRSNDGSWENLCDLATPEGVMLLGFEREGNRGLMGRRLADVAKMMGSDWIDTAMDLVLSEEQRIGTVYFMMDEDNVRLGLQQPWIKIGTDASGVDPDAETGLVHPRAYGTFPRILGRYVREEGLLTLEDAVRKMSSAVSTRLRIPDRGVLAEGWYADVVVFDPETVGDRATFEEPHQLSTGVLHVLVNGVPVVRDGSHTGATPGRALRGPGWTGRR; encoded by the coding sequence ATGAGACGCGCATCGCGCTGGACCGGAACCGTCGCCGTCGTCGGCTGGGTTGCCAGCTCCTGCATGGCCACCGGGTCGACCACGGGTACGTCGACGCGACCGCAACCTCGCTCGTCAGGAGGCTACGATCTCGTCATCGAAGGCGGTCGTGTGGTGGACGGAACCGGAGCGGCCTGGTTCTACGGCGATCTGGCCATCCAGGACGACCGGATCGTCCGCATCGCTCCGCCGGGGATGTTGCGCAGTGTAGCCGCACGTGACCGCATCGACGCCACGGGGCTCGTGGTGGCTCCCGGGTTCATCGACATTCAGGGCCAATCCCAGTCCCAGACGCTTCGGGGTGACGGCCGGCTGATCAGCAAGGTCACGCAGGGCGTGACCACCGAGATCCTCGGAGAGGGATCGACGATGGCGCCGGTCAACGACCGGATCATCGAGGCCGGAGGTGTGCGGGACAGCGCGGCCGTGGCGCGCCTGCGCCGCTTCGAGGGTCCCCGCGGGTTCGACGCCTGGCTAAGGGCCATCGAAGCGCACGGGGTGTCCGCCAACATCGGCTCGTTCGTTGGCGCCAGCACCATTCGCACCTATGGGAGGGGACTGGCCATGGGCCCGGCCAGCCAAGCCGAGATGGAGGAGATGCAGGAGGCGGTCCGCAACGCCATGCGCGACGGCGCCTTCGGCCTCGCTTCCGCTCTGATCTACCCGCCCGGCAACTTCGCCACCACGGAGGAGCTGACGCTCCTGGGTCGGGCCATGGCGCCCTTCGGTGGTCTATACATCACACACATGCGCTCCGAGGCCGACCGGCTGCTGGAGGCGATCGACGAGGCGATCGAGATCGGCCGACGGGGGGGCGTGCCCGTCGAGATCTTCCACCTGAAGGCGGCGGGCAAGCGCAACTTCCCCAAGATGCGCGCGGCCATCGCCAAGATCGACTCCGCTCGAGCGGCGGGGCTGGACGTGCAGGCCGACATGTACCCGTACGCGGCCGCGGGCACCGGACTGACGGCCTGCTTTCCGCCCTGGGTGTCCGCAGACGGACGCCTGCTGCAGAACCTGAGGGACCCTCGCGTTCGCCAGCGCATTCGCGAGGAGATCCGGAGCAACGACGGCTCCTGGGAGAACCTTTGTGACCTGGCCACTCCGGAGGGAGTGATGCTGCTCGGGTTCGAGCGGGAAGGGAACCGGGGCCTGATGGGACGGCGCCTCGCCGACGTGGCCAAGATGATGGGGAGCGACTGGATCGATACTGCGATGGACCTGGTGCTCTCCGAGGAGCAGCGGATCGGCACCGTCTACTTCATGATGGACGAAGACAACGTGCGCCTCGGCCTGCAGCAACCGTGGATCAAGATCGGGACGGACGCGAGTGGGGTCGATCCGGATGCGGAAACGGGGTTGGTGCACCCTCGCGCCTACGGGACGTTCCCCCGTATCCTCGGCCGCTACGTGCGGGAGGAGGGTCTCCTCACGCTCGAGGACGCCGTGCGCAAGATGTCGTCGGCGGTGAGCACACGCCTGCGGATCCCCGATCGCGGTGTGCTGGCCGAGGGTTGGTATGCGGACGTCGTGGTGTTCGACCCGGAGACGGTGGGAGACAGGGCCACCTTCGAAGAGCCGCATCAACTGTCCACCGGGGTCCTGCATGTTCTGGTCAACGGCGTGCCCGTGGTCCGCGATGGCAGCCACACCGGGGCGACGCCGGGGCGGGCGCTGCGCGGTCCGGGTTGGACCGGCCGGCGGTGA
- a CDS encoding metalloregulator ArsR/SmtB family transcription factor, whose product MTYGKALTALADPTRRSLFERLRRRPQAVGELTRWAGISQPAVSQHLRVLRDARLVAHRRDGTRHVYHATPDGLAELKAYLEAMWDDVLQAYQDSFEDPHRKTR is encoded by the coding sequence ATGACCTATGGTAAGGCGTTGACGGCCTTGGCGGACCCGACCCGTCGTTCCCTGTTCGAGCGGCTGCGGCGACGGCCCCAGGCGGTGGGTGAGTTGACGCGTTGGGCGGGGATCAGCCAACCCGCGGTGTCCCAGCACCTGCGGGTGCTCCGCGATGCGCGACTCGTGGCGCACCGCCGCGATGGCACGCGCCACGTCTACCACGCCACGCCCGACGGGCTGGCCGAGCTGAAGGCCTACCTGGAAGCGATGTGGGACGACGTCCTGCAGGCCTACCAGGACTCGTTCGAGGACCCGCACCGGAAGACACGATGA
- a CDS encoding M20/M25/M40 family metallo-hydrolase: MRCLRNLLVVSVGFASLPLSGRLAAQTFPTDDPVIRAMWEQGMGAGSQVETLAQALMDSIGPRLMGSPAYDAAGDWLIERYRSWGIDAEKRAYGTWNGWQRGYTHVDLIEPRVRTLNGMMLAWSPGTSGPVEGAVVAIPASVTTSDAFDAWLPQVRGAFVLLSFPEPTCRPDESWEQWATEASFAAMKEHRQQAAAAWATRLRSLGADLAGRVERAGAAGVLTNRWSAGWGADKIFSSQTTQVPSLHLSCEDYTLLHRLAERGQGPRLRVDAQSRDLGPASAFNVVGTIPGRERPDEYVLLSAHLDSWDGASGATDNGTGTIMMLEAMRILKQTYPNPRRTIVVGHWGGEEQGLVGSTAFAADHPDIVSGLQAAFNQDNGTWRIDYIRMQGFLGAGAHFGRWLSALPGEITDQIDLDIPGVPETGGSDHMSFICVPAAGFRLQSSYPDYRQYTWHTNLDTYDKVVFSDLKNNATLAAMLAYQASEDPERVPTAQRTLPTNERTGQPQTWPQCRPPRRSPGE, translated from the coding sequence ATGCGCTGTCTACGCAACCTCCTCGTCGTGTCGGTGGGATTTGCATCCCTGCCCCTGTCCGGGCGGCTCGCCGCGCAGACGTTCCCCACCGACGACCCTGTCATCCGCGCGATGTGGGAGCAGGGCATGGGCGCGGGCTCCCAGGTGGAGACGCTGGCCCAGGCGCTGATGGACTCGATCGGACCCCGCCTGATGGGGTCACCCGCCTACGACGCCGCGGGCGACTGGCTGATCGAGCGCTATCGCTCCTGGGGCATCGACGCGGAGAAGCGAGCGTATGGCACCTGGAACGGATGGCAGCGCGGCTACACGCACGTCGACCTGATCGAGCCGCGCGTCCGCACCCTGAACGGGATGATGCTGGCGTGGTCTCCGGGAACGTCGGGTCCCGTGGAGGGCGCAGTCGTCGCGATTCCCGCCAGCGTGACCACCTCCGACGCCTTCGACGCCTGGCTGCCGCAGGTGCGAGGCGCCTTCGTGCTGCTTTCGTTCCCCGAGCCGACCTGCCGCCCCGATGAGAGCTGGGAGCAGTGGGCCACCGAAGCCTCGTTCGCCGCCATGAAGGAGCATCGTCAACAGGCGGCGGCAGCCTGGGCCACGCGTCTGCGATCCCTGGGGGCGGATCTGGCGGGACGGGTCGAGCGTGCCGGTGCCGCGGGGGTGCTGACCAACCGCTGGTCTGCCGGCTGGGGCGCCGACAAGATCTTCTCCAGCCAGACGACGCAGGTGCCGTCGCTGCATCTGAGCTGCGAGGACTATACGCTGCTCCATCGACTGGCGGAGCGGGGGCAGGGGCCCCGGCTGCGGGTCGACGCGCAGTCGCGCGATCTGGGCCCGGCGAGCGCCTTCAACGTGGTCGGCACCATCCCCGGGAGGGAGCGTCCCGACGAATACGTGCTGCTCTCGGCTCACCTCGACTCCTGGGACGGGGCCTCCGGCGCCACCGACAACGGGACCGGCACGATCATGATGCTGGAGGCGATGCGCATCCTGAAGCAGACCTATCCCAATCCACGGCGCACCATCGTGGTCGGGCACTGGGGAGGGGAGGAGCAGGGGCTGGTCGGCTCCACTGCGTTCGCTGCGGACCATCCTGACATCGTCTCGGGTCTGCAGGCGGCCTTCAACCAGGACAACGGCACCTGGCGCATCGACTACATCCGCATGCAGGGGTTCCTCGGGGCCGGAGCCCACTTCGGGCGTTGGCTGAGCGCGCTTCCCGGGGAGATCACCGATCAGATCGACCTGGATATCCCGGGCGTGCCGGAAACCGGCGGCAGCGACCACATGAGCTTCATCTGTGTGCCGGCAGCTGGCTTCCGGTTGCAGTCCAGCTATCCCGACTACCGGCAATACACCTGGCACACCAACCTCGACACCTACGACAAGGTCGTCTTCTCCGATCTCAAGAACAATGCGACCCTGGCAGCCATGTTGGCGTATCAGGCGTCGGAGGACCCCGAGCGCGTGCCGACCGCTCAGCGCACGCTCCCAACCAACGAACGCACAGGACAGCCTCAGACGTGGCCGCAGTGTAGGCCGCCGCGGCGCAGCCCCGGGGAGTGA
- a CDS encoding SRPBCC domain-containing protein — protein sequence MTSPSPALPPIVRETRVPVPPGAAFRRFTREMGSWWPLDSHSVAGSRARSLEFEERVGGTIAEIDDQGQRHVWGTVTVWEPPSRVRFTWHPGREAGGAQDVEVRFEGGDQSTRVTLTMSGWERLAAPLARKARRGYPIGWAYMLDRFAGRRTLRVLAFDLAGRLLARRR from the coding sequence ATGACGTCCCCATCCCCCGCTCTGCCCCCGATCGTGCGCGAGACCCGCGTACCGGTCCCTCCAGGAGCGGCCTTTCGCCGCTTCACGCGCGAAATGGGCTCCTGGTGGCCACTCGACAGCCACTCGGTGGCGGGCTCCCGTGCGCGCTCACTCGAGTTCGAGGAACGCGTGGGAGGCACGATTGCCGAAATCGACGACCAGGGGCAGCGGCACGTCTGGGGCACCGTGACCGTGTGGGAGCCGCCTTCCCGCGTACGGTTCACCTGGCATCCGGGCCGTGAGGCCGGTGGAGCGCAGGACGTCGAGGTGCGCTTTGAAGGCGGCGACCAGAGCACCCGCGTGACGCTCACCATGTCGGGCTGGGAGCGCTTGGCGGCACCGCTGGCGCGCAAGGCACGCCGTGGGTATCCGATCGGGTGGGCTTACATGCTGGACCGCTTCGCCGGCCGCCGCACCCTTCGCGTGCTGGCGTTCGATCTGGCTGGTCGTCTGCTGGCGCGCCGTCGCTGA
- a CDS encoding TonB-dependent receptor produces MNALVEFLRSVARPALLLVGISIAGIGWPLAAQAQSEGRIVGRAVSAQNGEPLSNAQVFVVGTGIGTLSSLDGRFVLRSVPAGTMDVRVELLGFADKTITGVVVRAGETITLDVSMEPEAIALEALVVTAEAERGNTVALITERQKAPVVVDAIGSDQISRSPDGDAAAALRRVPGLSVVDGKYAYVRGLGERYSSTTLNGSPLASPVPDKKVIPLDVIPSSMLESIVTAKSYSPDQPGDYAGGLVQLRTKDFPAFRIFNVSLSSSYNSVASLKDGLGYAGGGYDFLGFDDGTRDLPALLPRDRAVNRANFSPADLQAIGQAFGGAWGPSAQALPVNESFGVSFGDEFELLGRSFGFLASVNQSSDYGVQANLIERAFGAGGGGEPDVDYTGDVTTHSVSLGALVNLSYELAPTHRLTINGVYNRLTDDAARSLEGFNLDSNTDQRNTRIQYVEQTLTNAQLRGQHEFGGLGNVAVDWRTALTRAERYEPNTRESLYREFNGQYFWDDFIQSGSVFHQDMVDDGLSGGINVKVPFAVRGLPASFQLGASADRKERDAYSRRFRFRPQGSDINSDVRTLEPDDLFQPQYISPTGFEIQEATFRTDNYTASEDIDAAYAMIDAEILPRLRLVGGARFEQSKQVVSPQDLFPQASQEPLAGADVDRSEILPSINLTLELTDAMNLRGSASRTLARPQLRELAPFSFADYAGGFLVVGNPELTISRIQNYDLRWEWFFQPGALIAVSGFYKRFQDPIEVQVLPSTELIKTWVNAPSAKNYGTEIELRAPLTLLADAFEGFTANANVTLVQSEVAAGGLFRYYLPGVGAQELDVQSRSRALQGQSPYVVNAGLTYYNDRSNTTATVLFNRFGRRIDAVNREATPNIYEEARSQLDLVFEQKLRDNLALKLSAARLLGNQVDFTQGEDLLRAYDMGRSFSIALKLGN; encoded by the coding sequence ATGAACGCGTTGGTCGAATTCCTCCGGTCCGTCGCACGCCCCGCCCTGCTGTTGGTGGGGATCTCGATCGCGGGCATCGGGTGGCCACTGGCGGCCCAGGCCCAGAGCGAAGGACGGATCGTAGGGCGCGCCGTGAGCGCGCAGAACGGGGAGCCGCTCTCCAATGCCCAGGTATTCGTGGTAGGCACGGGCATCGGGACGCTTTCATCCCTGGACGGACGTTTCGTGTTGCGTTCCGTGCCGGCCGGCACGATGGACGTCCGCGTGGAGCTGCTGGGCTTCGCCGACAAGACCATCACTGGAGTGGTGGTCCGGGCGGGCGAGACCATCACCCTGGACGTCTCCATGGAGCCGGAGGCGATCGCCCTCGAGGCCCTGGTCGTCACGGCCGAGGCGGAGCGCGGCAACACGGTCGCCCTCATTACCGAACGGCAGAAGGCGCCCGTGGTGGTGGACGCCATCGGCTCCGACCAGATCTCGCGCTCCCCGGACGGCGACGCCGCCGCGGCGCTCCGTCGTGTGCCGGGCCTATCGGTGGTCGACGGCAAGTACGCCTACGTGCGCGGTCTGGGAGAGCGCTACAGCTCGACGACGCTGAACGGCTCGCCGCTGGCCTCGCCGGTGCCGGACAAGAAGGTCATTCCACTCGACGTCATTCCGTCGAGCATGCTGGAGAGCATCGTCACCGCCAAGAGCTACTCGCCGGATCAACCCGGTGACTATGCGGGTGGGCTGGTGCAACTCCGCACCAAGGACTTCCCGGCGTTCCGCATCTTCAACGTCAGCCTCTCCAGCAGCTACAACTCGGTGGCGTCCTTGAAGGACGGACTCGGGTACGCCGGCGGCGGCTACGACTTCCTCGGCTTCGACGACGGGACGCGTGACCTTCCCGCGCTGCTGCCGCGGGACCGCGCTGTGAACCGCGCCAACTTCTCGCCTGCCGACCTGCAGGCCATCGGTCAGGCCTTCGGCGGGGCGTGGGGCCCGTCCGCCCAAGCGCTCCCCGTCAACGAGAGCTTCGGCGTCTCCTTCGGCGACGAGTTCGAGCTGCTTGGCCGGTCGTTCGGCTTTCTGGCCTCGGTCAACCAGTCCAGTGACTACGGCGTGCAGGCGAACCTGATCGAGCGCGCCTTCGGCGCGGGGGGCGGTGGGGAGCCCGACGTGGACTACACGGGCGACGTCACTACCCACTCCGTGTCGCTGGGCGCATTGGTGAACCTCTCCTACGAGTTGGCGCCGACGCATCGGCTGACGATCAATGGCGTCTACAACCGACTCACCGACGATGCGGCGCGGTCGCTGGAGGGGTTCAACCTCGACTCCAACACCGATCAGCGGAACACGCGCATCCAATACGTGGAACAGACGTTGACCAACGCGCAGTTGCGCGGGCAGCACGAGTTCGGTGGGCTGGGCAACGTCGCGGTCGACTGGCGCACGGCTCTCACCCGTGCCGAGCGATATGAGCCCAATACCCGCGAGTCGCTCTATCGCGAGTTCAACGGTCAGTACTTCTGGGACGACTTCATCCAGAGCGGCAGCGTCTTCCACCAGGACATGGTGGATGACGGTCTGAGCGGTGGCATCAACGTCAAGGTGCCGTTCGCCGTTCGAGGCTTGCCCGCCTCCTTCCAGCTCGGTGCCAGCGCCGATCGGAAGGAGCGCGATGCCTACTCGCGCCGGTTCCGCTTCCGGCCGCAGGGCTCGGACATCAACTCCGACGTGCGCACCCTGGAGCCGGACGACCTGTTTCAGCCGCAGTACATCTCGCCCACAGGCTTCGAGATCCAGGAAGCGACCTTCCGCACCGACAACTACACGGCGTCCGAGGACATCGACGCTGCGTACGCCATGATCGATGCGGAGATCCTGCCGCGCCTCCGCTTGGTGGGAGGTGCCCGCTTCGAGCAATCCAAGCAGGTGGTGTCGCCCCAGGACCTGTTTCCTCAGGCCAGCCAGGAGCCGCTGGCCGGCGCGGACGTGGACCGATCCGAGATCCTGCCGTCGATCAATCTGACACTGGAGCTGACGGACGCGATGAACCTGCGGGGAAGCGCCTCGCGGACGTTGGCGCGCCCACAGCTTCGTGAACTGGCGCCGTTCTCGTTCGCAGACTACGCCGGCGGCTTTCTGGTGGTGGGGAATCCAGAGCTGACCATCAGCCGCATCCAGAACTACGATCTGCGTTGGGAGTGGTTCTTCCAGCCAGGTGCCCTGATCGCCGTCTCCGGTTTCTACAAGCGCTTTCAGGACCCCATCGAGGTCCAGGTGCTTCCGAGCACGGAGTTGATCAAGACGTGGGTCAACGCGCCCAGCGCCAAGAACTATGGTACCGAAATCGAGTTGAGGGCACCGCTTACGCTGTTGGCCGATGCCTTCGAGGGATTCACGGCCAACGCCAACGTGACGCTGGTCCAGTCCGAGGTCGCAGCGGGCGGACTCTTCCGCTACTACCTGCCCGGAGTGGGGGCCCAGGAGCTCGACGTCCAGTCCCGCAGCCGCGCGCTGCAAGGGCAGTCTCCCTACGTCGTCAACGCGGGGCTGACGTACTACAACGACCGTTCCAACACCACTGCGACGGTCCTCTTCAATCGCTTCGGTCGGCGGATCGACGCCGTGAACCGGGAAGCGACCCCCAACATCTATGAAGAGGCGCGCAGCCAGCTCGATCTGGTCTTCGAGCAGAAGCTGAGGGACAACCTGGCACTCAAGCTGTCCGCGGCCCGTCTGCTCGGCAATCAGGTCGACTTCACGCAGGGCGAAGACCTGCTTCGCGCCTACGACATGGGTCGGAGCTTCTCGATCGCGCTCAAGCTCGGGAACTGA